A genomic stretch from Bdellovibrionales bacterium includes:
- a CDS encoding biopolymer transporter ExbD, which yields MLASQSVLHETALHSMIGAQSLINPKHGKWKRNIVADLLLTALIDAFSILVIFLLMSFSSAGDLLSIGKGQELPKASRADQLERNPVVKLEEGKIFVESKEVTQDTLVAALLEMRKQFTDSHPGEEYPGIVTIQGDRRLKYEQLNSIVLAASHAGFSDIRFAVLMK from the coding sequence ATGTTAGCCAGTCAAAGTGTACTTCACGAAACGGCTCTACACTCAATGATCGGTGCGCAGTCATTGATCAATCCTAAGCACGGCAAATGGAAGCGTAACATTGTTGCGGATCTTCTTTTGACGGCTTTGATCGATGCCTTCTCGATTCTTGTGATCTTCCTTTTGATGAGTTTCTCGAGCGCCGGCGACCTCTTGTCGATCGGTAAAGGTCAAGAGTTGCCAAAAGCTTCTCGTGCAGACCAGCTTGAAAGAAACCCAGTTGTTAAATTGGAAGAGGGCAAGATCTTCGTTGAATCTAAAGAGGTCACCCAGGACACACTTGTTGCGGCGTTGTTGGAAATGCGTAAGCAATTCACAGACAGCCATCCAGGTGAAGAATATCCGGGGATCGTTACGATTCAAGGGGACCGTCGTCTGAAGTATGAGCAATTGAATTCAATCGTTCTTGCTGCATCACATGCAGGATTTAGTGATATCCGTTTTGCGGTCTTAATGAAATAG
- a CDS encoding VWA domain-containing protein — MELRYLLGAGLLAVVATSCSPDTPKGYLTPVAPEEKVIQDNTQVFDPKVDILFVVDNSGSMQTHQRNLSTNVTKFTSTFTKSSVLDYNIGIVTTDMTGSSWGARKPCCGQLVGNTRVVNKNTPNADSILASNFLVGTDGSAVEASFDPVVTALTPPNLTGWNNGFYRQDASLVVIFLTDAEDQSDNASPQSLYNFLLNLKQGNASKILAYGVIVPTNDTMNCDRDDMRTPLRIESFLGMVQNNKNNVMNICDPDYGTRLANMAKDIVDKVGNIIYLDRAPALDSIHVFYGNAELPENFETGWSFDPKRNAIILGSKINWSSQPSGSRVKVSYTAAKYD, encoded by the coding sequence ATGGAATTAAGATATCTTCTAGGAGCGGGTTTGTTGGCAGTTGTTGCGACATCTTGCTCTCCAGATACTCCAAAAGGTTACCTGACGCCTGTGGCGCCAGAAGAAAAAGTGATTCAGGACAATACTCAGGTTTTTGACCCGAAAGTGGATATTCTTTTCGTTGTCGATAACTCGGGAAGTATGCAGACGCATCAAAGAAACTTGTCAACGAACGTGACAAAGTTTACTTCGACTTTCACGAAGTCTTCAGTTCTTGATTACAATATCGGTATCGTAACGACGGATATGACTGGAAGCAGCTGGGGCGCTCGTAAGCCTTGCTGTGGTCAGCTCGTTGGTAATACGCGTGTTGTAAATAAGAACACTCCAAATGCAGACAGCATTCTTGCAAGCAATTTCCTTGTGGGGACGGATGGTTCTGCGGTGGAGGCAAGTTTTGATCCTGTAGTAACAGCTTTGACTCCGCCAAATTTGACTGGCTGGAACAACGGTTTCTATCGTCAAGATGCTTCTTTGGTAGTGATCTTCCTGACGGATGCTGAAGATCAAAGTGACAACGCTTCTCCGCAAAGCCTTTACAATTTCTTGCTGAACCTGAAACAAGGTAATGCCAGCAAGATCTTGGCTTACGGGGTGATCGTTCCAACCAACGATACGATGAACTGTGATCGTGACGACATGAGAACTCCGCTGAGAATTGAAAGCTTCTTGGGGATGGTTCAAAACAATAAGAACAACGTCATGAATATTTGCGATCCAGATTACGGGACTCGTTTGGCGAATATGGCCAAAGACATCGTGGATAAAGTCGGAAATATCATTTACCTTGATCGTGCTCCGGCGCTTGATAGCATTCACGTGTTCTACGGAAATGCGGAATTGCCAGAGAACTTCGAGACAGGTTGGTCTTTCGATCCTAAGAGAAATGCTATTATCTTGGGCTCAAAAATCAACTGGAGCTCTCAGCCGAGCGGCAGCCGCGTGAAGGTTTCCTACACAGCTGCTAAGTACGACTAG
- a CDS encoding tetratricopeptide repeat protein: MLKKVFAPIMMGVVLSVTAIFSVANAQMDDNNRSLLISKLENVYQHLAPKDSSKVAVTLRLADLYAERARTESMKELDQGCTVCKAGEADRKKALRLYTEVLDRAPEAVQGKVMVQVGHLYQLTGDENKAISFYSKILQDNGASELKAEAQLSLAEIYFKRRDFAKAQNFYQEVLKNAAAGSRGLAAYRSAWCSFNLGDINGSVVQMEKILKTPALLTRNGSAQSQVDPQFQEEVSRDYATFLAKKNVDTKDIESLYNLSPENIRVQNVQSLALELERIGKKADSLKVWNFVFGYMSKPEDRLAAKISMAQLNFDLQNKKEGAASFESAMNLWKELKACQSNQCEELRRRSRQFVVSWHQTEKKAPTAELLAAYQVYLANFPDDADMNMYAANVAKETKSWDAAWTYYNKTREIQLKDPKQADKLETTLVALLDLSEDSKNDKYETQAYDLYLEQSPKKTKAFEVQYQKAHRLYEQGKYAEASQALRSLALDKKGDVKIRKQAADLSLDSLVLMKDESNISTWAAEYAKVITEGAGEYSQMVQKAVLTKSANVASKDTAAAYAELSQFDPSKATTEDKIKFYKNKLILAEKLNKFSEAQMAADSLLQQPGLNEEDKEFAWSRKAYMAEMTLDFSQALIATEKMQKGLKPDEKMLKLAMFAELSGQKSANYYSQYLQASKDDENKKLVAAELVRKSKAPEKEIELYKPILGKSPQLMAQLYTEAFAKNSSDAILKKVTKDSAMKTTDSGKLLGRVAFLKDFDAFKKGLVNHKLDTKNDRKLAASIKQRAGLLEKLEGFAKQAIETGDWTSQLVSVDLLAKETERFYTELISAPMPNGLSDEEQQQYMQLLSAQATPYQAKATEAKAKVEQFWKNPSWQTALQKSWENADLRSVIVTEVNALREIAPQEYQTFLTDLTVVKKDTTVATNRPSLKEIQAARNQVHQNPFDKQALQALLDLEKKSDNTAMTQYLQTRIENLAKSSEKGVL; the protein is encoded by the coding sequence ATGTTGAAGAAGGTTTTTGCGCCAATCATGATGGGCGTTGTTTTGAGTGTCACTGCTATATTTTCTGTGGCAAATGCTCAAATGGACGATAACAATCGCAGCTTGCTCATCAGCAAGCTCGAGAACGTGTACCAACACTTAGCTCCTAAGGACTCTTCGAAAGTAGCTGTGACTCTTCGTCTCGCGGATTTGTACGCGGAAAGAGCACGTACTGAGTCTATGAAAGAACTCGACCAAGGCTGTACAGTTTGTAAAGCGGGCGAAGCAGATCGTAAGAAAGCTTTGCGCCTTTACACTGAAGTTTTGGATCGTGCTCCTGAAGCTGTTCAGGGCAAAGTGATGGTTCAAGTAGGTCACTTGTATCAACTGACAGGTGATGAAAACAAAGCCATCAGCTTTTACAGCAAAATCCTTCAAGACAATGGAGCTTCGGAGTTAAAAGCAGAAGCTCAGCTCTCATTGGCTGAGATTTACTTTAAACGCCGTGATTTTGCGAAGGCGCAAAATTTCTATCAAGAGGTTCTTAAAAACGCGGCAGCAGGATCTCGCGGTCTTGCTGCTTACCGCAGCGCTTGGTGCTCGTTCAACTTGGGCGATATCAATGGTTCTGTGGTGCAAATGGAGAAAATTCTTAAAACTCCAGCTTTGTTGACTCGTAATGGTTCTGCGCAATCTCAAGTAGATCCGCAATTCCAAGAAGAGGTCAGCCGTGATTACGCTACTTTCTTGGCGAAAAAGAATGTTGATACCAAAGACATCGAAAGTCTGTACAACCTGAGCCCAGAAAACATCCGCGTTCAAAACGTTCAAAGCTTGGCTTTGGAACTTGAGCGTATCGGTAAGAAAGCGGATTCCTTGAAAGTATGGAATTTCGTTTTCGGTTACATGAGTAAGCCTGAAGACCGCTTGGCGGCTAAAATTTCAATGGCTCAGCTCAACTTTGATTTACAAAATAAAAAAGAAGGCGCTGCGAGCTTCGAATCTGCAATGAACTTGTGGAAAGAACTGAAGGCTTGCCAAAGCAATCAGTGTGAAGAACTTCGCCGTCGCTCTCGTCAGTTTGTTGTTTCATGGCATCAAACTGAAAAGAAAGCTCCGACAGCTGAATTGCTCGCAGCTTACCAAGTTTACTTGGCGAACTTCCCGGACGATGCAGATATGAATATGTATGCTGCAAACGTGGCGAAAGAGACTAAGAGCTGGGATGCTGCTTGGACTTACTATAATAAAACTCGCGAAATCCAATTGAAGGATCCAAAGCAAGCTGACAAGTTGGAAACGACTTTGGTGGCATTGTTGGATCTTTCTGAAGATTCTAAAAACGACAAATATGAAACTCAAGCCTATGACCTTTACTTAGAGCAAAGCCCTAAGAAAACAAAAGCTTTCGAGGTTCAGTACCAAAAAGCTCACCGTTTGTATGAACAAGGTAAATATGCTGAAGCGTCTCAGGCGCTTCGCAGCCTTGCTTTGGATAAAAAAGGCGATGTAAAGATCCGTAAGCAAGCAGCAGACTTGTCTTTGGATTCTTTAGTTTTGATGAAGGACGAGTCGAACATCAGCACGTGGGCGGCTGAGTACGCTAAAGTGATCACTGAAGGTGCCGGTGAGTACTCTCAGATGGTGCAAAAAGCAGTTTTGACGAAGTCTGCAAACGTGGCTTCGAAAGACACTGCTGCGGCTTATGCGGAACTTTCACAGTTCGATCCTTCTAAAGCGACGACGGAAGATAAAATCAAGTTCTACAAGAACAAGCTGATCCTGGCTGAAAAATTGAACAAGTTCTCTGAAGCGCAAATGGCGGCGGACAGCTTGTTGCAACAGCCTGGTTTGAACGAAGAAGATAAAGAGTTTGCTTGGTCTCGTAAAGCTTACATGGCTGAAATGACTTTAGACTTCTCTCAAGCATTGATTGCAACGGAGAAAATGCAAAAAGGTCTGAAGCCAGACGAAAAAATGTTGAAGCTTGCGATGTTTGCGGAACTTTCCGGCCAGAAGAGCGCAAACTACTACAGCCAGTACTTGCAAGCATCTAAAGATGACGAGAACAAAAAACTCGTTGCTGCGGAACTTGTTCGTAAGTCAAAAGCTCCAGAAAAAGAGATCGAACTTTATAAACCAATCCTTGGAAAATCTCCGCAGTTGATGGCTCAGCTTTACACTGAAGCTTTTGCGAAGAACTCCAGCGATGCGATCCTGAAAAAGGTGACTAAAGACTCTGCAATGAAAACGACAGATTCTGGTAAACTTTTGGGCCGTGTGGCGTTCTTGAAGGATTTCGATGCTTTCAAAAAAGGTTTGGTAAACCACAAGTTGGATACGAAAAATGACCGCAAACTGGCAGCTTCTATTAAGCAGCGTGCGGGTCTTTTGGAAAAGCTTGAAGGCTTTGCTAAACAAGCCATCGAAACCGGGGACTGGACTTCTCAGCTCGTAAGTGTCGATTTGCTCGCAAAAGAGACGGAGCGTTTTTACACAGAATTGATTTCAGCTCCGATGCCTAACGGTTTGTCTGATGAAGAGCAACAGCAGTACATGCAGCTCTTGTCAGCTCAAGCGACTCCTTACCAAGCAAAAGCAACTGAAGCTAAAGCAAAAGTTGAACAGTTCTGGAAAAATCCAAGCTGGCAAACAGCTTTGCAGAAATCTTGGGAAAATGCTGACTTGAGAAGCGTGATCGTCACTGAAGTGAATGCACTTCGTGAGATCGCTCCTCAGGAATACCAAACATTCTTGACCGATTTGACGGTTGTTAAGAAAGACACGACTGTGGCTACAAACCGCCCGAGCTTGAAAGAGATCCAAGCGGCACGTAACCAAGTTCATCAAAATCCATTTGATAAACAGGCATTGCAGGCGTTGCTGGACCTCGAGAAGAAGTCTGACAACACAGCGATGACTCAGTACTTGCAAACTCGTATTGAAAATTTAGCGAAGTCTTCTGAGAAGGGGGTTCTATGA
- a CDS encoding biopolymer transporter ExbD: MRKHSKHLDFEINLIPCIDLLSVCICFLLLTAVWLHVGSMNVKQAVGGQSQAETPKKPLLWIYMGQDGQLTFNVQQSSLVPAALANVKIPGLDGHTNIEEMNKVLTQLTAKDPELKTALIQPQAQSSYEEIIGLMDEFKKQGLSDLGVAPL, encoded by the coding sequence ATGCGTAAGCACAGCAAACACTTAGATTTTGAAATCAACCTGATCCCTTGTATCGACTTGTTGTCAGTATGTATCTGTTTCTTGTTGCTGACAGCGGTTTGGTTGCATGTGGGTTCTATGAACGTCAAACAAGCCGTTGGCGGTCAGTCTCAAGCGGAAACTCCGAAGAAGCCTCTTCTGTGGATCTACATGGGACAAGACGGTCAACTGACTTTTAATGTTCAGCAATCTTCATTGGTACCAGCAGCCCTGGCGAATGTAAAAATCCCAGGTCTTGATGGTCATACTAATATTGAAGAGATGAACAAAGTTTTGACTCAATTAACTGCAAAAGATCCCGAATTGAAAACTGCTCTTATTCAACCTCAAGCTCAATCCTCTTATGAAGAGATCATCGGTTTGATGGATGAATTTAAAAAGCAGGGGCTTTCGGATCTTGGCGTAGCTCCACTCTAG
- a CDS encoding HD domain-containing protein, with the protein MSKGVSIPEHKMIRVSKELFTDGLPLPSEVFTRLPSGQFILVGKKADTGNLSSLHLMQDKNVDLFVREEDYANVVSFNVSLIEKTLKNDGVSMNLKMNLLKGVAESTISELTKKDLYVGSYDRCKQIVGFVQETVAQIKDFDKFLDVFSKLPGDLVSHSLATSVVALLICEQMDITMKSTLEKVVMGAYLHDIGLKEIPAEILSKPRLQWTEAEVTYYESHTLRGVEILRDIKEIPSDVLAIVLEHHENALGLGFPRRIRDIKINPLARIVAVADCFVDLMYEAGKEGTQRTPEEAIAYIENTMGQPYNKPAFLALKKVIHQTHLQKKLKGQV; encoded by the coding sequence ATGAGTAAAGGCGTGAGTATTCCTGAACATAAGATGATTCGCGTTAGTAAAGAGCTATTTACTGACGGCCTGCCTTTGCCTTCTGAAGTATTTACTCGGTTGCCCTCAGGGCAATTTATCCTAGTCGGTAAAAAAGCTGACACCGGGAATCTTTCAAGTCTGCATCTCATGCAAGATAAAAATGTCGACCTTTTCGTGCGCGAAGAGGATTACGCCAATGTTGTGAGTTTCAACGTCTCTTTGATTGAAAAGACGCTGAAGAATGATGGCGTGAGCATGAACTTGAAAATGAACCTGCTGAAAGGGGTTGCAGAGTCGACGATCTCGGAGCTTACGAAGAAAGATCTGTATGTGGGATCCTATGACCGCTGCAAACAGATCGTGGGATTTGTGCAAGAGACCGTGGCTCAGATTAAAGACTTTGATAAATTCTTGGATGTTTTTAGTAAGCTTCCTGGGGATCTTGTCAGCCATTCTTTGGCGACCTCTGTGGTGGCGCTGCTCATTTGTGAGCAGATGGATATCACGATGAAGAGCACGCTGGAGAAGGTCGTGATGGGTGCGTACTTGCATGATATTGGTCTAAAGGAAATCCCAGCGGAAATTCTTTCAAAGCCTCGCTTGCAATGGACAGAGGCTGAAGTGACTTACTACGAGTCTCACACTTTGCGTGGAGTTGAGATTCTTCGCGATATTAAAGAAATCCCTTCGGATGTTTTAGCGATCGTGCTGGAACATCACGAAAATGCTTTGGGTCTTGGTTTTCCTCGTCGTATTCGTGATATCAAAATCAATCCTCTCGCGCGAATCGTTGCGGTGGCGGATTGCTTTGTAGATTTGATGTACGAGGCTGGGAAAGAGGGAACTCAGCGCACTCCGGAAGAGGCGATTGCTTACATCGAAAATACGATGGGGCAGCCTTACAACAAGCCAGCATTCCTTGCTTTGAAGAAAGTGATTCATCAGACTCACTTGCAAAAGAAGCTCAAAGGCCAAGTATAA
- a CDS encoding heavy-metal-associated domain-containing protein translates to MRYILFALSLSLTSAAFASEVKVGVKGMVCAFCAQGIEKKFKAQEEVDSINVSLENKFITIKYKDGKTLPQEKITQLLKDSGYEAVFEK, encoded by the coding sequence ATGAGATATATTTTATTTGCCTTAAGTCTTTCTTTAACTTCTGCAGCCTTTGCAAGTGAAGTTAAAGTAGGTGTTAAAGGAATGGTTTGTGCGTTTTGCGCGCAGGGAATTGAAAAGAAATTCAAAGCGCAAGAGGAAGTAGATTCCATCAACGTGAGTTTAGAAAACAAATTCATCACTATTAAATACAAAGATGGAAAAACCCTCCCCCAAGAAAAGATCACTCAACTCTTGAAAGACTCCGGCTACGAAGCCGTGTTTGAAAAGTAG
- a CDS encoding glycosyltransferase family 2 protein, producing MKFYYLIAAYNEELVLEETVRELELLVQRYPGSEVFLLVNGSGDKTWEIAQDLSKKYSWVKSFHNSEKGMGVAYRRGLSELQKMNIGSDSWVVLTASDLPFGFSDLESFIGLGQDAWKENLLFIGSKRHPKSKVQRNWKRRLGSMIFELTRLIVLKIRTKDTQGTLFLRGDQVSVVEKLHSDDYFVTVEIVYFCERKGRVSEMPVDLRPEIRNSKISILKDGYKSLRQVVQFWQRL from the coding sequence ATGAAGTTTTACTATCTGATTGCTGCTTACAATGAAGAATTGGTTTTGGAAGAAACCGTCCGCGAGCTTGAGTTATTGGTTCAAAGATATCCAGGGTCCGAAGTTTTTTTGCTTGTGAATGGCAGTGGTGATAAGACATGGGAAATTGCTCAAGACCTCTCGAAAAAATATTCGTGGGTTAAAAGTTTTCACAACAGTGAGAAAGGGATGGGAGTTGCTTATAGACGGGGTCTGAGCGAACTCCAAAAGATGAATATTGGCAGCGACAGCTGGGTTGTGTTAACCGCATCGGATTTGCCATTTGGATTTAGTGATCTTGAATCTTTTATTGGGTTAGGGCAGGACGCATGGAAAGAGAATCTTCTTTTTATTGGCAGTAAACGTCACCCGAAATCTAAGGTTCAAAGAAATTGGAAGCGCCGTTTGGGGTCGATGATCTTTGAACTCACTCGATTGATTGTACTGAAAATTAGAACCAAAGATACTCAAGGAACCCTTTTTCTGAGGGGTGATCAGGTTTCAGTTGTCGAAAAGCTTCATTCTGATGACTATTTTGTGACTGTTGAAATAGTTTATTTCTGCGAAAGAAAAGGGCGAGTGTCTGAGATGCCGGTGGACCTCAGACCCGAAATTAGAAATTCAAAAATATCTATTCTTAAAGATGGTTATAAGAGCTTACGTCAAGTTGTTCAGTTTTGGCAGCGCCTTTAG
- a CDS encoding AgmX/PglI C-terminal domain-containing protein, producing the protein MEKRLVLEDHNGTVLRAFNWNGEAGEVIRRGDTRRLEVVPTTAHLAKKKIPFESLGNVSMQDLQSKPFLVGKLGHLKLVEEVGATLKDQEREQESERRWYMILASMLLLTVLFMSFVRTLPTMTEKMEQNLKQEVVKIIKMNPPKPKVEMQKIQDARPTETVPTKTVKTTNTLKRMGALAVLGSLSKGKQKGGVDLGAVNTSAGPGLGGTQGSGGVQTSLYGKGVVAAPVGVGGNIQGAGGYGTKGKGGGQAGYGKLSLIGSAGTSSMALAQEATVATGLDRDAIAAVINRNLGQVRFCYEQGLQADPNLNGRVAVAFTIGGNGAVKAANVDSTTMNSKAIEDCIVMRLKTWQFPLPQGGVDVKVTYPFVLRRAGQG; encoded by the coding sequence ATGGAAAAACGACTGGTATTGGAAGACCACAATGGAACGGTTCTTAGAGCCTTCAACTGGAACGGGGAAGCCGGCGAAGTGATTCGTCGTGGTGACACTCGTCGCCTTGAAGTAGTTCCAACAACAGCGCACTTGGCGAAGAAGAAGATTCCTTTTGAGTCTTTGGGGAACGTCAGTATGCAGGACCTTCAAAGCAAGCCTTTCTTGGTTGGCAAGCTCGGACATCTGAAGCTTGTTGAAGAAGTTGGCGCAACTTTGAAAGACCAAGAGCGTGAGCAAGAGAGCGAACGCCGCTGGTACATGATCCTTGCAAGCATGTTGCTTTTGACAGTTCTTTTCATGTCCTTTGTTCGCACTTTGCCGACAATGACTGAGAAGATGGAACAAAACCTCAAGCAAGAGGTTGTTAAAATCATCAAAATGAATCCACCGAAACCAAAGGTGGAGATGCAAAAAATCCAAGACGCTCGTCCAACGGAGACGGTGCCAACTAAGACTGTGAAGACAACAAATACGTTGAAACGTATGGGTGCTTTGGCAGTTTTGGGGAGCCTTTCTAAAGGAAAGCAAAAAGGCGGTGTGGATTTGGGTGCTGTGAATACAAGTGCGGGTCCAGGTCTTGGCGGCACTCAAGGCAGCGGCGGTGTTCAGACGTCTCTTTACGGTAAAGGTGTTGTGGCAGCACCAGTGGGTGTTGGCGGCAATATCCAGGGTGCCGGCGGTTACGGCACGAAAGGTAAAGGCGGCGGTCAGGCTGGTTACGGAAAGCTAAGCCTCATCGGTTCTGCAGGCACAAGTTCTATGGCTTTGGCTCAAGAAGCCACCGTGGCAACAGGTCTTGATCGTGATGCGATCGCAGCAGTTATCAATAGAAACTTGGGTCAAGTGCGCTTCTGCTACGAGCAGGGTTTGCAAGCTGATCCAAACTTGAATGGTCGTGTGGCGGTCGCATTCACTATCGGCGGCAACGGCGCGGTGAAAGCGGCGAATGTTGACAGCACGACAATGAACTCAAAAGCCATCGAAGATTGCATTGTGATGAGACTTAAAACTTGGCAGTTCCCGCTCCCTCAAGGTGGCGTGGATGTAAAAGTAACGTATCCGTTTGTTCTAAGAAGGGCAGGTCAGGGTTAA
- a CDS encoding MotA/TolQ/ExbB proton channel family protein, which yields MDFFSKIALAFEHGGFWMWPILAIQVASIAIVIERTYALFVKHKLNSHSTVAGFEDNVRRGELETVIQKAQALEATAPVARAVVAGAKAAKFLGGKEEIQGKMDEILIHENAMLDQRTGFLSMLGNVATLTGLLGTITGMIKSFAAVAYANPSEKAALLASGISEAMNATAYGLITAIPALVAYAILQNRANRLADDMNHSALKVFNWLSFSYEPIGFKSFKGASVHSEKAPAELNS from the coding sequence ATGGATTTTTTTTCTAAGATTGCACTAGCTTTTGAACACGGCGGCTTCTGGATGTGGCCAATTTTGGCTATTCAAGTGGCATCTATCGCTATCGTTATCGAGCGCACATACGCTCTTTTCGTAAAACATAAATTGAACTCACACTCAACAGTTGCTGGCTTCGAAGACAATGTTCGTCGTGGCGAACTTGAGACTGTGATTCAAAAAGCTCAAGCTCTTGAAGCAACAGCTCCAGTAGCGCGCGCAGTGGTAGCGGGTGCGAAAGCAGCTAAATTCTTGGGTGGCAAAGAAGAAATCCAAGGTAAAATGGATGAAATTCTCATTCATGAAAACGCGATGTTGGATCAAAGAACTGGCTTCTTGTCGATGCTCGGTAACGTTGCGACGCTGACAGGTCTCTTGGGGACAATCACTGGTATGATCAAATCTTTCGCAGCGGTTGCTTATGCAAATCCGTCTGAAAAAGCAGCTTTGCTTGCTTCTGGTATCTCTGAAGCGATGAATGCGACTGCTTACGGTTTGATCACTGCGATCCCAGCGCTCGTTGCTTATGCAATTTTGCAAAATCGTGCAAATCGCTTGGCAGATGACATGAATCACAGTGCTTTGAAAGTTTTCAACTGGTTGTCGTTCTCTTACGAGCCAATCGGTTTCAAATCATTCAAAGGTGCTTCAGTTCACTCTGAAAAAGCTCCAGCTGAATTGAACAGCTAA
- a CDS encoding N-acetyltransferase — translation MSSFVHPTAIVEPGANIGEDTKVWHFSHVRKGASIGSHVSIAKDVYVDANVSIGEGSRIQNSVNIYNGVEISRWCFVGPAVVFTNDQHPRIGRKSWEVVPTVLEDCCSIGAGAIIRCGVRIGSFAMVGAGAIVTKDIPPFCLVTGVPADLSHRICACGDKTLPLISWVDNVIQDCCERNLEPHILALARQVILQTNMKSVANG, via the coding sequence ATGAGTTCTTTCGTGCATCCGACAGCCATTGTAGAGCCTGGAGCAAACATTGGTGAAGATACTAAGGTTTGGCATTTTTCGCATGTACGAAAAGGGGCATCAATTGGAAGTCACGTGTCTATTGCGAAGGACGTCTATGTCGATGCTAATGTCTCCATCGGTGAAGGCTCTAGGATCCAAAATAGCGTGAATATTTATAACGGTGTTGAGATCTCTCGGTGGTGTTTTGTAGGACCCGCGGTTGTTTTTACCAATGATCAACATCCTCGCATCGGCCGTAAAAGCTGGGAAGTAGTTCCAACTGTTCTAGAAGATTGCTGTTCCATCGGTGCTGGCGCGATTATCCGTTGTGGCGTTCGAATCGGCTCATTTGCGATGGTTGGGGCAGGTGCTATTGTGACTAAAGATATTCCGCCTTTCTGTCTTGTTACCGGTGTTCCTGCGGACTTGAGCCATAGAATATGTGCCTGCGGCGATAAAACGCTTCCGCTGATTTCTTGGGTAGATAACGTTATTCAAGACTGCTGTGAGCGCAATTTGGAACCTCATATTTTAGCTCTTGCAAGGCAAGTTATTTTACAAACCAATATGAAGTCAGTCGCGAACGGCTAA
- a CDS encoding outer membrane beta-barrel domain-containing protein, with amino-acid sequence MKSIILALTMIFAVSAMAANEAPKTENKTESTDAEFDSLGGNKIFLEKAKALEPEQNVSIVQNRTVDLNKRVEIAPEFSGTFGGDTYSRTKSLGLNAMFHFNPRWAIGAKYNYSFNNLTPEGEAMVDKAYAEYQKNPANPTQAFPEMDYQKSEMMALVNYSPIYGKLNLFDKGIAHFDFYLVGGYGQVQLYSGSAPSMTGGAGLGFWVNQHFSTRVEMRYQNYTAKYFDTEKKMDLAVASVQMGWLL; translated from the coding sequence ATGAAAAGCATTATCCTCGCGTTGACTATGATTTTCGCTGTTTCTGCAATGGCTGCGAACGAAGCTCCAAAGACAGAAAACAAAACTGAAAGCACTGATGCTGAATTTGACTCTTTGGGCGGCAACAAGATCTTCTTGGAAAAAGCGAAAGCTCTTGAGCCAGAACAAAATGTTAGTATCGTTCAAAACAGAACCGTTGATTTGAACAAACGTGTTGAGATTGCGCCTGAGTTCTCTGGAACTTTCGGTGGTGATACTTACTCACGTACAAAAAGTCTCGGCCTCAATGCTATGTTCCACTTCAACCCTCGTTGGGCGATTGGTGCAAAGTACAACTACAGCTTTAACAATCTGACTCCGGAAGGTGAAGCGATGGTTGATAAGGCTTATGCTGAATATCAAAAGAATCCAGCGAACCCGACTCAGGCTTTTCCAGAAATGGATTACCAAAAGTCTGAAATGATGGCTTTGGTGAACTACTCACCAATCTACGGTAAGCTGAACCTTTTTGATAAAGGGATTGCTCACTTTGACTTCTACCTCGTCGGCGGTTACGGCCAGGTACAATTGTACTCTGGTTCTGCACCAAGCATGACAGGTGGTGCGGGTCTTGGTTTCTGGGTAAACCAACACTTCTCTACGCGTGTTGAAATGCGCTACCAAAATTACACTGCGAAGTATTTTGATACTGAAAAGAAAATGGATCTCGCAGTAGCTTCAGTACAAATGGGATGGTTGCTATGA